In Trueperaceae bacterium, one DNA window encodes the following:
- a CDS encoding chromate transporter, giving the protein MEIFRLFYAFAKVGLFGFGGGPSMIPLIQEEVVEIQEWLSREEFLDAFAFGNTLPGPIATKLAGYVGYQVAGVGGAIAGLLGMTVPTIVFMIALATLYLRFRDAPALEGFLRGVRPVVIALLLMVVWQFIPSAFGPPGQWLGSWALWLVAAVAFVLGAFYNVHPALLIVAGGALGVLVFRA; this is encoded by the coding sequence ATGGAGATATTCAGGCTCTTCTACGCCTTCGCGAAGGTGGGACTCTTCGGATTCGGCGGTGGACCGTCTATGATCCCGCTGATCCAGGAAGAGGTAGTGGAGATCCAGGAGTGGCTCTCCAGGGAGGAATTCCTCGACGCTTTCGCGTTCGGCAACACCTTGCCGGGGCCGATCGCCACCAAGCTCGCCGGCTACGTGGGCTATCAGGTGGCAGGCGTGGGCGGAGCCATCGCCGGCCTGCTGGGCATGACGGTGCCAACGATCGTCTTCATGATCGCCCTCGCAACTCTCTACCTGCGCTTCCGCGACGCCCCCGCGCTGGAAGGCTTCCTTCGCGGGGTGCGACCCGTGGTGATCGCCCTCCTGCTGATGGTCGTGTGGCAGTTCATCCCAAGCGCGTTCGGGCCGCCTGGGCAATGGCTGGGTTCGTGGGCGTTGTGGCTGGTCGCCGCCGTCGCCTTCGTACTGGGCGCCTTCTACAACGTCCACCCGGCACTGCTCATCGTGGCCGGCGGCGCCCTCGGCGTGCTCGTCTTCCGCGCCTGA
- a CDS encoding ankyrin repeat domain-containing protein produces the protein MFRVLLTLFVVAAGAAVALWQLDVVQLPFAEEAGVSGRSETSLFSVVKSGDVAQLQELLAAGSDVNARDQYGQTPLIYAISAGASEDLVRELLAAGADVNVSTEAGWTPLMYAARDAKSAGTVQLLMFAGADPTLRNAEGQTAADLARENPAVASTWLLDRLLYLAEHQFSRDWPSGYTVPVEGATISSRSSHLPGALRAYRNGTHQGFDFYDGTVSVDIEYGTPIMAVADGVVIRADLDYREMTLAEYDDIIATAKRNLSTPMEILDKLRGRQVWIRHPGGFVSRYAHLSAIEEGIRVGVEVDQGQLIAATGNSGTVEAARQTHDGAHPHVEIWQGDEAYLGYGLEACEIYPLAAQVFGAVALPPYTESCPAI, from the coding sequence ATGTTCCGTGTGCTCCTGACACTGTTCGTCGTAGCCGCCGGCGCGGCGGTTGCGCTCTGGCAACTCGACGTCGTCCAGCTCCCCTTCGCGGAGGAGGCTGGCGTTAGTGGCAGGAGCGAAACTTCGCTCTTCTCGGTGGTGAAGAGCGGCGATGTGGCCCAACTGCAGGAACTGCTGGCCGCCGGGAGTGACGTCAACGCCCGCGACCAGTACGGTCAGACTCCGTTGATCTACGCGATAAGCGCGGGAGCCAGTGAAGATCTCGTGCGCGAACTGCTGGCCGCGGGAGCGGACGTGAACGTATCGACCGAGGCCGGTTGGACTCCGCTCATGTACGCGGCAAGGGACGCGAAATCAGCCGGGACGGTGCAGCTGCTCATGTTCGCCGGCGCCGATCCTACCCTTCGTAACGCCGAGGGCCAGACGGCCGCCGACCTCGCTCGCGAGAACCCTGCGGTAGCCAGCACCTGGCTGCTGGACCGTCTCCTCTACCTGGCCGAACACCAGTTCTCGAGAGATTGGCCCAGCGGCTATACCGTCCCTGTCGAGGGCGCCACCATCAGCTCGCGCTCCTCTCATCTTCCCGGCGCCCTGCGCGCCTACCGCAACGGCACCCACCAGGGGTTCGACTTCTACGACGGAACGGTCAGTGTCGACATCGAGTACGGCACACCGATCATGGCGGTCGCCGACGGCGTGGTCATCCGAGCCGACCTCGACTACCGGGAGATGACCCTGGCGGAGTACGACGACATCATCGCGACCGCCAAGCGGAACCTGAGCACACCCATGGAGATCCTCGACAAGCTGCGCGGCCGGCAGGTGTGGATCCGCCACCCCGGCGGGTTCGTTTCGCGCTACGCTCACCTTTCGGCGATCGAAGAAGGGATCAGGGTGGGTGTCGAGGTAGACCAGGGTCAGCTGATCGCCGCGACCGGCAACTCCGGTACGGTCGAAGCGGCTCGCCAGACTCACGACGGCGCCCATCCTCACGTAGAGATCTGGCAGGGCGACGAGGCCTACCTGGGCTACGGCCTCGAGGCGTGCGAGATCTACCCGCTGGCCGCACAGGTCTTCGGCGCGGTGGCACTGCCCCCCTACACCGAAAGCTGTCCGGCGATCTGA
- a CDS encoding MATE family efflux transporter, which yields MPSTYRQEARSLIILALPLALAQMVQAGMTFVDTVMVARLGSAALAGIALGATGYMLVTIFLQGTVFAVGPLVSQAFGGDRIEEAGRVARQGMWLALLLGLPALALLLNAERLLLAIGQEPAAAELAASYLSTASWGIIPALLLVALRAFFEGTGDTRPILYLMIVGLAANALLDELLMFGRLGLPELGVAGTGLATSFVHLLMFLLAALLVVRRHARFEVFARPWQPDRSLLTELWRLGMPIGLTVGFEAGLFAATALLMGLVGQVELAAHQIAIQIATMTFMLAVGLSVATSVRVGQALGRGDPDGARLAGRVGISLAAATMTLNALLFWLAPELVIGIFLDTNAPENALVVRFAITFLAVAATFQIFDGIQVSAAGALRGYKDTTVPMVISLVSYWCVGISSGAYLAFGLGWGGRGLWIGLVLGLMTAALLLLARFTWRSRWATRAQGRMVAVLGRRS from the coding sequence GTGCCGAGCACCTACCGTCAGGAGGCGCGCAGCCTCATCATCCTCGCACTGCCGCTCGCCCTGGCGCAGATGGTGCAGGCCGGGATGACTTTCGTCGATACGGTCATGGTGGCGCGATTAGGGAGCGCCGCGCTGGCCGGTATCGCTCTCGGTGCGACCGGCTACATGCTGGTGACCATCTTCCTCCAGGGAACGGTTTTCGCCGTGGGACCGCTCGTCTCCCAGGCTTTCGGCGGTGACCGGATCGAGGAGGCCGGCCGGGTCGCCCGCCAGGGGATGTGGCTCGCCCTCCTACTGGGTCTGCCGGCGCTGGCGTTGCTCCTCAACGCCGAGCGGCTGCTGCTGGCGATAGGCCAGGAACCCGCCGCCGCCGAACTGGCAGCGAGCTACCTGAGCACCGCATCCTGGGGCATCATCCCGGCGCTGCTGCTCGTAGCGCTGCGCGCTTTCTTCGAAGGAACCGGTGACACCCGCCCGATCCTCTACCTGATGATCGTCGGGCTGGCGGCCAACGCTCTGCTCGACGAACTCCTCATGTTCGGTCGACTCGGTCTGCCGGAGCTCGGTGTCGCCGGTACCGGACTCGCCACCAGCTTCGTGCACCTGCTGATGTTCCTCCTCGCCGCCCTCCTGGTGGTGCGTCGTCACGCCCGCTTCGAGGTCTTCGCCCGCCCCTGGCAACCGGATCGCTCCCTGCTCACCGAGTTGTGGCGCCTGGGGATGCCGATCGGGTTGACGGTGGGGTTCGAAGCAGGTCTCTTCGCAGCCACCGCCCTACTCATGGGGCTCGTTGGCCAGGTGGAACTTGCCGCCCACCAGATCGCCATCCAGATCGCCACCATGACCTTCATGCTTGCCGTGGGCCTATCCGTGGCCACCTCCGTGCGCGTGGGCCAGGCCCTGGGCCGAGGCGATCCGGATGGAGCACGCTTGGCCGGCCGTGTCGGCATATCGTTGGCGGCGGCCACCATGACGCTCAACGCACTCCTCTTCTGGTTGGCGCCGGAGCTCGTCATCGGCATCTTCCTCGATACGAACGCCCCCGAGAACGCACTAGTCGTTCGCTTCGCCATCACCTTCCTGGCCGTTGCCGCTACCTTCCAGATCTTCGATGGCATCCAGGTGAGTGCCGCCGGGGCGCTGCGCGGGTACAAGGACACGACCGTGCCGATGGTCATCTCGCTCGTCTCCTACTGGTGCGTCGGTATCAGCAGCGGCGCCTACCTGGCGTTCGGCCTCGGCTGGGGCGGAAGGGGCCTCTGGATCGGCCTCGTCTTGGGACTCATGACCGCCGCCCTGCTGCTGCTCGCCCGCTTCACCTGGCGCTCCCGGTGGGCGACCCGTGCGCAGGGTAGAATGGTCGCCGTTTTGGGAAGGAGATCGTGA